In Tachysurus vachellii isolate PV-2020 chromosome 24, HZAU_Pvac_v1, whole genome shotgun sequence, the sequence AGGTGAGCCGTGTCAGAGCTGACGGATATCCCCCTGAATCAAGCACTGCAAGCAAAAATGCTTAAACATATGCAGTGCAACGCACCTTTTCTTAACACCTAATAAAACCATTTATACTCTCAAACcgaaaatgaacagaaatgctttttctgtctgatgtgaaagcaagaaaaataaTGCTTGGGGATGATCtcatagtaaaaaaataatcaacaacaagaAGATGGTCATTGCTGTCTAACGTAAAGATGATAAGCTTTCTGCAACGACAACATTTCACAACTAATGTCTTATCTCTCTTATAGCACAGATTTTCCTCAttttaacaagacaaaaaaatgtcacaaagaataaaagcacaaaaagcTCTGTTCTTCCTTCTGTGGAGCTTCTCACACTTCAAATATTTACCCTGGGTCATTGTAAACGCCAGGGAAACACAATCCttggttattttattatttcatatgtcacactgctcatactttacccagggttaacaattaatcctggcTATTCATAATCTGACATTTCAGCACTGTACATTCATAAACCCTACAGTAGCTTAACATTATTGTTTGAGTATTTGTGATATCTATTATGATGACTGGATAAACAGAGTGAGTCAGCGGTTTACATAACAGCTTTCaaatcagagagaaaaaaaaaagccacgtGAACACATGTCCTTTgtgcaagaaaacaaaaaaaaacgataaaagaaaagaaagatacTATACATTGGAAGATACTAAAGTTACTATAATACAAATTTCAAAATTCCTGGATTTCTGTTGCAAAGCATCTTGCATCTTTCTGCACCGCATTATTTTACACTGTAAGGGATTCTAATAcacttgtatatttataatcacaccatccagtgtcacccaaatgaggatgaggttcacttttgagtctggttcctctcaaggtttcttcctctttcatctaagggagtttttccttctccacagtcacctcagtcacctcaggtttgttcattggagataaatacaaacacatttaaatataagtctaatattaatcttgaatttttgtattatattaatctttatattaaactttttgtattatgtttcttatgttctgtaaagctgctttgagacaatgtccgttgttaaaagcgctaaacaaataaatttggaTTTGAATTCATTCAGTTTCATAACTCCAGGTAAAACATGTTCTAATCCCGGATTACAAATGTGAAAGGTTTCTCTACCGTGGGTATAAAGTTGGGTTTAGAAAGCGAATAAAACCCTTATGTTacgttaaataaacataaatttaaGAAACCTTTGCTGTCAGCAGTTTTTTATCCATTAAGTTATGGAAGCTATACAACTGTGAATGCGATTttactattcattcattcattcatcttctaccgcttattcgaactacctcgggtcacggggagcctgtgtctatctcaggcgtcatcgggcatcaaggcaggatacaccctggacggagtgccaagccatcgcagggcacacacacactcattcactcatgcaatcacacactagggacaatttttccagagatgccaatcaacctaccatgcatgtctttgggaggaaaccggagtacctggaggaaacccccgaggcacagggagaacatgcaaactccacacacacaaggtggaggcgggaatcgaaccccgaccctggaggtgtgaggctaacgagctaaccactaagccaccgtgccccccgatttTACTATAGAAAGACTAAATTATTAGTAACaagtgaatatataaataaggaATTTGTGATTTTTAACGTAAAATATCATTTTGCCAGTGTTTATTGTCGACATCATCCATTGTGTATAATTAAAGCTGATTTGCTGAGATTATTCTTCACAGAGTCAGAACAAAGCAGATAATCAGTTAGATACAGTAATTATAGTCTTCATCTAAACCAGTGTTGCCTCTCTCTGTCGTTCTTCCCTCATTTCCTCTCCCATGTCATTCATTTGATTAGCTAATTAGCTATTCAGATACGTTTACAGAACAACAGGACGGAACAATAGGATCTAATTACTCCAGATTTGTAATCGACACAACAGTTGTGTaacctgatttttttaaacattgtgtgtTAATGCTGATAAACGATGGGCCATGATAATGAGATGAGAAGTACTCATGCTAGTAAACCTGTGTGAAGATCAGATGTAAGGCGTGATTTGGTGAAATTTGTATGAAATCTGTATCAGATGTTAGCTTAGCTCAGTTTTAGAGTTAACACATTTTTGATATTGTATGTGGGTTGTTTTGAAAGTCTTGCTTTCCTTGTCTGTTTTATCCAAGTGTTTTATCTCATGTTCAACAAGTCACTGCATCTTGTCCTGTCGATCTGTTGAAATCAAGGCCTTGTTACTTCCATGGTGGATGACGGATAAGTTCTTTGcatgtttgcctgtgtgtaGAAATTTAATGTTCTTTCTGGctgctctggtttcctccctcagtaaacacacataaactgtttacatgctgtattgcacactgttttttttttttgctatttgcacATGTTGTCTCACATTtgagttgattgctgttttgcacaatactttacattacctcATGTAACTCCTGCTATAAtattgtgttcattccagtatttctgcacacgcagtACTGATTgaacctacagtatttacacgggtcagctctgtttttctttattatcttttgtgtattgtgttttatgtaatgtcttgtatttttttgtcctgcactgtctttctgtcttgtcctgcactgtttgcaccaggtcacacggttgcactttatgtatgtgttaggactacttactaagtccttagctctgtctttgttctatgtagaactctggtcctggagaaacattgtcttatctcactgtgtactgcaacagctatatatggttgaaatgacaataaaagcttcttgacttgacttgacttggatgatttgcatctctaaattgtctgtaatgtgtgagtgtgtgcattaaTGCCCTGTGATGGGCTGCAGCCCGTACAGGGTGTCCTCTAGGATAGACATCATGTCTAGtatcctgtgtaggataagtgaaACAGACAATGGatgattatatgtttatatgacctttaatatcacacatttatatgaaataatgaaaGTTACAACATAGATTCTTGCAACACTTATTTAGggtctgtttatatttttgccACAGTAAATGAGActgtagagaaaaaaatgacaatggaCTAAATATTGGGGTTTCCATAGTAACTACATGGTAATTTCATGGATATCTCAAGTAATCCTTTGGTATATGTTCATATGGTTCAATGAATAATACTCACAGTCTATCTCATAAGATACCTGAACACGTGCCACCCACATACAATCCCCTATAACCAACATAATATTACAGGATCTCATGAAGTTCCTCATCATCACCAATAAAAACCTGaacctactgtatattataaagtctatttaagacattttaaacaGGATTAAGTAAATCATTAAGTAATTGCTGCCTAGcctgtataaatgtaataataatgaaaatttgCTAATAAGAAACCCATTGAAAAACAACTAGACTAAATGTAAAAAACTccaaaaagagaagagaagtctAAATGAATACATATGGGAGTTTTTCTTCAGAATAACATGGCAGTTGTCCATATAATGCTCCAGATTCTGGGAAGTCCAGGACATGCTAAGTGTTTCAGTAAGTGTCTTCTACAGTATGTGGTCTTGGTTGTATTTCCCCATGCATGATTACTCAGAGTTTAACAGCTagaatgtgtttatgttttcttatcctgatttatttattgacttgcTCATAGAcaatgtttatctttttttttttttttttttgtcattttttgaaCAAAACCTTATGTTATCTTGTGTGTGATAGTCTTGTGTCACATTTTTGGTCTTGGGTATAGGAAAGATATTCCACCTtgaaaactgcacacacactcacacaccacaataTACTTCACACCTCAGCACTTTGTGTTATCACCTCACAGTAAACTGGGTCAGAGGTGGAAACAAGTCATTGTTCTACAAGTAACAAGTATGTCTGAAGTCTTGATAGTCTTTTAAAGTCAGAACTAAAGTAAAGACAGACAAGTACCATGTCAAGGGTCCAAGATATTAACTGTGATTTACAAACAAGTTATAGCTTGTAAGAACTTATGTGCTGAACTCTCTAGTGTGACTGGTTAGAAAGCTTTGATTAAATGTTTAtaacagcatttttaaaaattggcaTTGGCACAAAACACCATATTTGTCTGAAACTCAACACTGTACTTcactgaagcatggtggtggtagcatatGTAATTTCTTTTCCATCAGCAGGAGCTAAGAAACTATTCAGAGATGAGAGCTAGATGAATGATGAATACATGCTgttatttagtaataataaactagaagaaaaaatataatttttaatattgtaaCAATTATAACTTCCTGTAAGGGGAGGTTTGTTGGAtttttacagtttctactttcaGGATTTTGTAGCTGTAGATTTTTTCTGCCAACAGAGAAACTGCAGAGcagaaaagtgagaaaaaagagagtgCTGAAAGTGaatttcagtgttcagtatacagtatacatgtttacatttactcatATCAAGCAGGAAATATAACCatgcaattttatttacattatatgaAAAGCAGGCCTGTTAATTCACAttacatatacacattatatattgttAGCTCTTTGTAGCTGTTTTTATTTGGTTGTTAAATGTTAATCTAATCAGAGCTCCACAGATGCATTGTTATCTTCAGGCCAATTCTCAGACCAACATCCATGATCACCAGTTCTTTGCAGTTAATTCATGTTCTTTGCAGTTAATTCATGTTCTTTGCAGTTAATTCAGCATTCCTAAGCCAGTGGGTGGCTGATACTAGATTACGTTAATTTGATTAATGCATACCAAATTTTTCAAAGCTACTGTATGAAAGGATGAGTGACAGGAGTAGCAGAAAACCTGTCATGTTATCTACAACTGAACAAAATTACTTCTACTTGATTGAGCTTCCTCATTGCTTTCTAGAAAAGATTGAATTTGAAGCATTTTAAATCCTGCTTCCTAATGTGGAGTTAAACTGTGCAATATTTAGGTCACCCCTAAAATAGACTTAATCATGCTTATAGgtctatatatttgtatttacataaaaGTAGAATGGTCCAAAAGGACTGataaaaaagtaaagtttttaaCCTTGGCATGAAAAAACACCATATTTGGCCATATTTGCACTTCcctaaagcatggtggtggtagcatatGTTGTGGAGATTTTTTTGTTCGTCAGCAGGAACTGAAACCTGGTCAGAAGTGACAATAATATGAATAGAGACATCTTTATACATGTACTGCTAAAAGAACTTACGCTATTTTGCAAGAGATTTGAGTCTAGGAGGAAAGTTAACAACAAAACTGAGCATACTTCCAAAGGTTAATGCAACAAAGAAATATATACTTTTTGGATTCATTATCATTTATGTAAGTAATTTTCTTGAACCTTCAAATGTTAGACATATTTGtgtaaatcaaacaaacaaacaaacaaacaaacaaacaaaaaaaacaatgaagttGATGCAATGCATTGTGTTAGGAGGGATAACTGTTTGCTCTGACTGCCATAATTCCTTGGTATTGCAAGTTAGGTTTTATTTTCCTCCAAATCACAAGCTTTCTGTGTGCTGAGATCTCACAGCTGCACTGGTTAACTAAACATGCTGTCAGCTGTCCGTTTGCCAAGTTTAGAAGAAGCTctaatgtgtgtgcgtgctggaAATCTGGCCTCGGTTCAATCTCATGGCACCAAGAGAGATTAGACACAGTAATCTCATATCAGATTACACTTTAGTTCCTTCCAGACCTGGGGAAAATAGAAAatactttcatttttaaagcagCTGTGGTAGTTTATTTCCCAAAACGAGTTCCAATTGGATGGCATAGATATAGATTTGATTAGTCATGCCTGATCTTGTCCTGGTTCAGATAAGTCataatgtttgttttatcaAAGGCATCAGTTATTCCTCTATGCACATCAATAATAGGTTTATTCAAAGCATTATTTTATGTACATTATATCTACACTGTCTGCAAGAgagatgaacacaaacacagaaacgaTCAGAAATCGTTAAGTGTGCAGCAGTGTTTGGTATGTGAAGGCTTTATGGTGCTGTGCATAGAGGGTGAATCTACGGTGCGCTCTGTGTGTGCGGGCTTCTGCGGCCCCGAGCTGAGGTGACGTGGGATTCCGGAGGCTTGGAACTCGAGGAACGAAAAAATGTTTCAGGTTGCAAGGTTAATATAGACACAAAAAATTGGACttagtaatatatttatttttacttttgaaaAGATGTTTATGCATGAAGTTCTCCTCATAACCAGGTCCTCTGATATAaactgtgtgaatgaatgaaagatatTGAGGAGTTTCAATTCAAGaggtttattattgtatattgtgtattatatcaaccatatatactgtagctggtGTAGTATATagtacaatgaaaaaaaatatcctccaggatcatggtgttacataaaggcataaaaaaaacaaggaattaGGGATTAAATACAATCACACGGTTCCAAATAAAGTGCAAACTTGTGCAGTATAAAACAAACAGTACAATTCAAAACAGATGGTACATTGCCATTTCTTTGTAAACCAATCAAGACCATATACAACAACTCTAAAAGCGCAGTCCTAGTCGAAGGAGAACTAACAGACGAATTTGACATAACAACCGGAGTCCTACAAGGAGACACTCTTGCACCCTTTCTCTTCATCGTCATTGATTACGTTCTGAAGAATACAGAACTTAATCATGTGAGATCCCATGGCATCAACAAAAGCGAAAACGGCTTTGTTACTCAACCAAGACAATGTCGACGAGAACCAGCAATAGCAATTTTTGACCTTGATTTTGCAGACGATCTCGCACTACTGGAAGGTAACCTAGAAAGAGCTCAATCCAAACTTAATGAAACTGCCGAACAAGCAGAACAGGTCGGGCTCATGGTGAATGTGAAGAAAACAGAAGCATTCACTAACCAGGATAAGAGTAAAAACTTAAAGCTAGGTAGCCAAAGGATTGAGTGGGTTAACAACTTCAAGTACCTGGGGTCAATGGTCAAGCCGAGCGAAACTGACATCAGCACAAGAAAGGCCCTTGTGTGGGCAGCCTTCTGGAAAATCAAGGATATATTTCGCTCAAAGAACATTCCCATCCAtctcaaaacaaatattttccaAGCAGCATGCTTACCAATACTTCTGTATGGCTGCGAAAGCTTGATTATAACAGAGAAGCTCAAACAAAGCCTCAACAGTTTTGCCACCAACTGCTACAGAGTAATGCTCAACATCAAGCGCTTAGACAAAGTCTCAAATGCAGTGATATACCATACGATCGGTATTGACCCGCTACACCTCCAGATACAACGGAGGCAACTTAGATATGTCGGTCATTGTCTATGCAAACCAGAGTTCGAGCTGATCAACAAGTAAGTTCTCTATCAACCATTGGAAAGACACGGTTAGCGTGGTAAACCAAAACTTCTCTACTCACAGTACGTGGGCAAATTGATCAACAGTGAGATACCACCAACAGTTGATGAAATGAGAACAGCAgcaagaaacagaacagaatggaAGAAGATTGTTGACGCCTgcaaaacacaaatatttgcAGCCGATTGATGATGATTACcaccattacatttacagcatttagcagacacccttatccagagtgacttacaactgagcaactgagggttaagggccttgctcagggccttgctcagggacccatgGGTTTAAAATACCATTCTGTGAAACTCTAGAGACTGATGTATGAAATCTCAAgtaatcagcagtttctgaaatcaTCAAACCAAACACATCATCGTCACTGAGATTTTCAGAACCTTTCCTCCATTCTGAttattgatgtgaacattaactgaagctgaATGACAAGAATCATAAAAGTTTTACGCACTGCAGTTGCCTAAAGATGCACACACGTCTTGCCAGGATCAGTATAATTGTGCAACTCATGCATAAACCTTCCCATGACTGTGGGAGCGTAAATCACATAGGGCTGAACTCCAGGACCAGTGTGAACCTGTTTAAAACGTTAAAGGAAGAGGATATTACATAATCACTATAGAGCCTCAGGTGCTTCTGGTGAAACACCTGTCTGCAATGTGTTAGAGAGAAATAATCTTTTCATAATGGGTTCACACAAGTGAAAAATATCAGAATGGCCACTGAGTCTGGTGTGAACCTGTGGATTAGTCACAGCAAGTTAGCAGCGTGCTCGTCCTGACTTGTCGCAGGGACGAGGATGACAGCGTATTGACACGAAAACTGTGATGTTCAGTTGCTACTGAAAGATATGTTAATACGGTGCATTGTGCCTAGTTATTACTCGGTTACAAAGGTATTTGTGTTTGACTGACATTGTAAttaaatagtttgttttttaactgaCTAATCCATGCAAATTTTAGACTGATATaagaatatatatgtattgtaAATAACAAGAAATTCGGGGAAAATCAGACCACATCAGTCAGATATATTTGATGACATTATAGGTTGTTCATAGGCAAAGatgaatgtgcaaaaaaaatgtaaaaattaaatagcaattaaaaaaaacatacaaatcaggattaatttcatttaaatgcacaaaaacatgtgtttagcatgtttgcctctgGGTTTGGGGGTTGGATTTCTAGTCTGGATCTGTCTAGTACATCACCTGCCTTGTGCAACCCAATTCCACTGGGATACGCTACAGGTTCACTGTGATCCTGTGTAGGATGATAAGTGCTGCAGAaaaatgatggatggatagatgtatgCAAAtatgtataactgtataatatGCATGCAAAAATGCTATAACTGTTAGCtggataaaaagtaaaataattttaattacaaatacTTTGATTAAAACATCAAGGGTCCTTGGGTTGACCAGTGGCAGGATCCTGCACTCTCATCATGGCTGGGTTTGATTCTCATGCAGGAAACACATTTTAAGCCCAGATTAAATGGGAGTTGTGTCaggcatccggtgtaaaacctgtgccaaaatcatGTACGTAGATAAGATGATTCGCTGTAGTGACCTTGAATAGGAAGCAGCTGAAAGAGAAATTTCCACTTCTACTCAGATAAAGTCCATACTCCTCAAATCCATAGCAGTAACTGCAGATGATCAAATACTTTCCACCTCTGACTCTTCTGGATAAATTCAAGGGGTCTTTGGATAGTTTTGCTTCTGAAATCGATTACAAGAGTTTTACTTGGAATTATATCTGCTCTGGGAACACTTACTGTGCAGAAAGTACCGTATGTGGAGAGATGAGTGAGCTAATAGCTATAATAGTAATGTACAATaatgtataattaaataatgtgaAATTATTATTGAAACAGATTTTAATGGTTTGCATTtggattttagatttttttaaaatgttcaataaaagtacaaataaacaaataaaactttatgTAATGGCTATATTcaaggcttgtttttttttatttctacatttaatcttattattattttactgttcatttatttcatgctGAGGTCTTGGTGCTAGTGGGAATTTGACCACAATCTGcatttttctttcatgttaAAAGTCTTTGTTTACAAGTTTCttgtcaaataaattaatgtaaTGGAGCAAGCTGCTTTGAAAGTAGCCCAATATGGTCATTTCTCCTTTTTAACTGTGATTCAGTCATCTGAAAAGCACTTTATCATCCCAGTTACTCCTTTAATACCCTCAGTTCAATGCCTCTGACATTCGCTCTGTACATTCCAGCCCTGCTCAACATGGAAATTCCGGGGCCTTTCCGataaggggcgtgtcttgtggAAATTCCTTTTTACAGGGATATATAAGAGTGAAAACTCTCCTCCTCTACTCACATTACTACTTCTCACTCTTCTAGACTTTCACTTTTTGTCTCTTCTTGATATACTGCATTAATTATGGCTTTTCTAACCAATGCTGTCAGCTTCATCCTGGTTGTGGTCCTTTGCATCCAGCACAGTAATGGTAAGCCTGCAATCATGCATTTGACTCTTTTAAGATATTTCAAATCAGTATGGGTTTATTAGCAACCTCCTTCTAAATATCTAGATATATAGGAAGGTAACTAGACaaatttaatatactgtatagctgaAAGTATAGTTCAACTTTAATGATGTTGAAataattttgcatttaaaagCACCAAGTAAAGAGCATCacaatagaataaaatgtcTAATATACAATGTAGGTTTTGTGTAGCCTTGTTTATTTGCATGCATTAATCTTTTGGCTAGTTTTGTGGATACTGCTGGAATTTGTGAATTTtgggatgaataaagtatctatctatctatctatctatctatctatctatctatctatctatctatctatctatctatctatctatctatcgagtCTAAgctaatctaatttaatctataTGTCTGTTGTTCAGCTCAAGCAGTGCCAGACAGATGCAGGTGTCCCAACACGTCCCAGAAGGCTTATAAGTGGAAAAATATTGAAGAGTTTTCCATCATTGCACCAAGATCCCGCTGCAAAGCTAAAGAGATCATGTGAGTTCCTCACACCTTCTTCTTCATGCTAAAATAGTAATAGCTGGAGATATATCAGTCATTAGAACTGCCTATATTTTAACTCTTGGAATTCTGACAGATTTAAAACATTCTGGTCAGAATTTGAACCACGTTCCTAATaagatttgttttgcttttttagaCTGATACTGAAGACAAAAGATCAACGCTGTATTAGCCCTAATATATATCAGGCGGTACAACTTCAGGAATGCTggaacaggtgaggagacacttacattacattcaaGTTTCAGTTTCTCCTTCAGGAGTTTTCTGCAAAATGCTGGAGACTTTATGagactttatttcatttgaatattttggGATTTTTGTGCCTTCTTTATTGTAagccaatgaaaaaaaaaatattgcatgCAAGGAAAAGATTTAAGTGAATGTCAAAATAACTTAACATGAGTGAATTTTGATATAATACTGTAGATGTTCTTGTATTCACACAATTTGTAATGACATCGCTTACTTATCTCTAACAGCATAaacaaagagggaaagagaaccACTGTCAAGACGGTGGAGTGTGGAAATCTCAGACATGTGAAAAAAGATATGGAAAACACAACCACAGTACGTCAGCCCTGAGCAGATGAAGATGGGGACATATTTGTTTAAACTCCAGAACTCTTTGTGGTCATGTGACCGAAACAAAATTCAATGGGAATGCTGATATCCAGCTTCTTTCCTCTGTTTGGAAACTCCAGTTGGATTACCAGGGCTCTCTGACAGACGCTTCCAAGAATCGTCAAACACAGCTGTTAAGCAGAAAAGCCTTGCTGCGGGATTAACATGCGCACGGAATGTTTTATAGGCCTAAAGTGGGCCATCAcaatattatttagtatttaaagcatctgatatttatttatacttattcaATGTTTTCAATGTGTACATTATGTATCTTATGTCTAAGAGCGTTTCTCATTtgaaacttatttaaaaaatgcactCCAAAGTTCAAACAGAGAGTAAACAAACTCAAAGCAAACATGATCAGAGATCAGTTTGCTGGTCATGTGATCCGTGTTCACACAGGAGGATTGAGCCCCATCTGCTGACCTGAATATATATaacggttttgtttttttcttttgataacTTACTCAATGATGAGATCATTACAATGACAGAGTTCATAATTTCCACATAATATCATGCACGTTTTCTTTTCAATTCGCATTTAACCCATTGCATGGGTCaactgttataaaataaaaagctgtaaatttaaatatacatcAGCAATGGATACAATCGATACCGGACAGATAATACTCAAGGCTAGAATAAACAAGGACAAGAACAGACATGTATTTTTATTGGTGTCAGTCATTTGCTGCTTTACAGTCTGCAGGCCTCGTACAAGCAGAACTATGTCGTATTATAACAGGCAATAAGGCACGGATATAACATATCCTGTGCTTATTCACAATCCTGCAAACTGAAGTACATGTACATACTAAAAACTATACAAACAGTCTGTGTAGTGtttcaaaatgtacatttaaaaataaataaactatgaaAGTACTcctgtgtttcttttctttttattctttctttcagaccataaaaaagtaaagaagtCATAGTTGCATGTGCGTTTAAGATAgatagaagcttttatttttgtcacatacacattaaagcacagtgtcTGCAGactggaggttggggtcagagatgATACAGcacacctggagcagagaggattaagggcctcACTCAAGGGCCCGAcagtggcagtgctggggcttgaacctcaaTCCTCTGAACAACGACCCGGAGCTTTAACCGcttgaaccaccactgcccaacatttataaacaaatgtCCCAATATTCCAAATATGCTGGCTTCTCACTACtgagtaaaatataaaaatgaagcaATATC encodes:
- the cxcl18b gene encoding chemokine (C-X-C motif) ligand 18b; this encodes MAFLTNAVSFILVVVLCIQHSNAQAVPDRCRCPNTSQKAYKWKNIEEFSIIAPRSRCKAKEIILILKTKDQRCISPNIYQAVQLQECWNSINKEGKRTTVKTVECGNLRHVKKDMENTTTVRQP